The Equus asinus isolate D_3611 breed Donkey chromosome 25, EquAss-T2T_v2, whole genome shotgun sequence genomic sequence ACTGCTGCTCCTTCATCAGGTGACAGTTTAGAATCACATTCTCAAGGAAGCCTTGCTGAGTTAGGCTTCCATTTCATGTTCTACAgtactttatctttttttatatataccctctaatcaaaattttaatgacatttaatgtgtaatttttttgtttattaccCATCTCTTTCACTATAAGTCCCATGAGAATAGTGAACCTGTGTGCCTTATTCCTTATTTTATCACAAGGGTCCACAAAGTAGAATGCCTGGCAGATAGTATTCAATAACTGTTGCTgattaaatatttgtcaaaaatttgttgaatgaacctAATTAaagtttaggatttttttccctctttattaCATTGTTAAAAACTAAAGAATCCTAAGCTTCTCCACTAagatagcttttatttttcaaaagttcacGAATTATGAAAATCAGGAGCAAAAACTCTTGTCTTTGAGGGCTTTATCATGTCCTCCAATGCACAAGTTTTTAATCTTTTAGGGGAATTATAATGCCAATTAATATCTGTGTTCTTACTATATGCAAATCACTTTGATAAACACTATAATCTCATTTACCTCTCATAACAACCCTACTAATCCCATTTTATAGGAAGAGATATTGAAGCTTAGAGAGTTTACTTAGGGAATCTGATGTAATGTATGGACTttctcctgaaaaatatatacaagCCTGCATTTCCATAATTTTACTTACAACATGAGAGGTTTTACGGATTTCCTAGAGTTAATTTACAAACCTTAGAGTTGAAATCTCTGATAAAGCACTCACGACTTAGAGATATCTTCCAAATGAATGGGCAATGCTTCTTATTTCTTGTTTCCTACCTTCTTTTCAAGTCTTAAAAGACACTTTCTAGATCTTACAAATACATTATGTAGATCTGTTTCATGTCATTTTACACCTAATTGTAGCAGCTTTTACGAAGATACCTGAAGGTACCTTGCAAAATGAACTCCCTCTGAATAGTAAAATTTTATGAAGTTGATCATTTTGAATgtctaaatttttattatgagaCATACAGGGTTAACAACATATTCTTCCTGTAACACAGAAGCATTTATAATTACTGAATTAGTATATATTAAAAATCCTGCATAGCCACCAGCAAGTATCTATGAGCCATTTCTTACTAAAGAAATGGTGTAATGGCCTTTTTGcataagaaagacaaataacTTTTCCTAGTTTCCAAACCTCGAGTGTTATTTGTTCTGATCTcttctcaaaattcaaaattaatgcaaagacAGGCCTTCTCACAtatattgaaaatgaaaactctgAAGATAACATTTCGAAGTAcgtttataaaaacaaaataacagcaGATTAAAAGTTCAGATATATGTATCAGGCAATCAGTGGGCAAAATAATCCTATATCTCTAACACAAAtaacaagcaacaaaataacCCTCTTACCTGTCAAGGTCTGTACTGCCCTTTCGCTGGAAGGCAGCGTCTCCTTTCTGTGAGGCCGATTTAGTGAAGTGTCCTGTGCAGAAAACAGTCCAGGGCTGTCAGTTAATTTCTTCCGGCCACTGGAGTTAGGGTTTGAAACTCTGCAGCTGCCTATTGCACTTGTGAAAAGGTTTGTATGTTCATCACTGCTGGCTGGATCAGAGTTGGGAGTGAATCCTCCAAGGGATAAACTTGGAGAACTTTCTGAACAGTCAATCTGTAAAGGTGTCTGCAATCCCAAGGCCAATGGACTAGACTCTGAAGGCTCTCGGTGGACCCACTGTTCTTCTCTGTTTATTAAGTTTTTtgaaggagagagatgagggcaaGACATATGACAACGGTGCTTTTCCTTATGTTTATATCGCTCTCCAACAGTATCCTTTCCAAATCGATAGCGCTTCAAAGACTCCAGGACGGATCTGGAAGAGCCAGCGTCCATGGAAACCTGGGGTTGCTCAGAAGAACGGTGTTCTCTGTGTTTGTGACGGTGCCTGTGTTTGTGCTCCACCATCCAACCATAGGCCATCTCAGGAGGGACACTAGGGTAGGTACTCATGGAAAGAAGGGGAGTCCTGCTGGTTGTAAGAAAGGCCTCCTGCCGAAGTAGCTTATGCTTTTTCTTATGGTATTTCGTGGGATTGAGAAGTAAATGACCAGCATGCATATAGGAAGGAGGTGGAAGTGGAGTGGTGAaagaaggagatggaggaggtGGATAAAGAGTGGGAGGATACCTTCCATAGTAACCTAATCCTATGGGAGCAGCTGTAAGGGGCGAGGGAGAGTAAGGCATGCCATAAGACGGATAGAATCCAGTACTAGAAAGAGGAAAACTAAGGCTATGCATAAAAGGCATTTCAGCCATTGCCTCCCTCATCTTAGGGggtctccctctcttcttttttaagtcAGGTTTTCGAATGTAGTGCAAAGGGTCTAAGGGGAAAGAAGGATGTGTATAGAAACTATTAAAGTTGATTCGAAAAATAGTTGGCAGAAGGTCTCGGGGGATAAAATGATGACTTCGATGGGTAATTCGAATTTCACTGAGACGACTTATTAATTCCTCCAGATCTGCAATGAAGTCTGGATCCTGTCTATTTCGGAGTTGTGGATATTTCTTTTTCCGTTTTCGTTTCTGCCTTTTCATCTTGTCATAGCTGAGGTAATCATGATTTCTGCGCTTACATTTATGTTTATGCTTTTCTTTAAGACTGCTTAGGACTGTAGAGGTTTCAGGGGGAATCAGAGAAACATGCTCAAAAGAATGCCGCCTCTTTTTTTGCCCACAAAATTTCTCTGCCCTGTCTGATGTGCTATTATTATCTGTTCCAATTCCACTATCACTGGGAATGGTCTCATCACTATGAGACTCACTAATGGGAGAAGGAGTAGCTTCTTTCAGAGATGTGAGTTCACTCAAGTGAGAAGGCGAATTTGGCAACAAAGTAGGAGGAGATAATCGCCTCCTCCCCTTTGAGGCCTTCTTCATTGCAAGAGTCTGAATCATACTGCCCTGTCTGGAGTGTAAATGCAAATACGGCACTGAACTGGGTTCAACAAAGCCTGCATCACTACTTACAGGGCTCTGACCTCCACTAGTCCCAGAAGACTGAGAGCAAATAGGTGATGGAAGAATCTCAGAACTACTAGCAGATGAAGGCAGTAAAGGGGGAAGGATCTGTCCTAATGCTGACCCAGCTGCCTGCTGAGCTGTTTGCTCAAGAACAGCAAGGCTGGTAGGGCTACCAGAAAGAATGCCATTTAAGACAGTTTTTGGTTTTCGACCCCTCCTTTTTCCTATGTAAATGGTTCCTTTCTTGCTGACATTTATCTGTTGGCCCAATTTAGAGCCAAATGTGGCGGCAAGACTTGACACTGTATTATGGAGTTTAGATTGCACTTTCCCTTTATTACTTGATTCTACAGAGCTTGAAAGAATCTGATtcaacagtttctttctttttaaagtcttcattttatttattttgcggATAATTGTTTTCATTAATTGTCCATTGTTTCTCTTGGTAATTTTTTTatctggttccatctcaaggtcacTCATACTACAGACAGTTGGCCTATGACTGTCATCTAGATCATCTGGATCCTGAAGTTGATCCTCACTCTCAAAGAAATCACTGCTACTTCTATGGTGATCACTTTCAGACTCCAGCTTGCTTGGACTTTCGGTGGCAACAAACGGAGCCACTGATAGTACAGGTGGCTTCATCTTGACTGGAGACCTCATTTGCCTCTTAGGTCTGCCTCTCTTTTTTGGAAAAGGAGACACAGACAGACTTTGTTTGAAGGAAGGAATTTCAATTTCTGGCTGTAAAATTGGGGGTTCTTGTTCTTCCTTAGACTGCAAAGAAAAAACTTTAGAGGCAGggatttttaaagtccttttaGGTGGACCTTCCAATTGAGGCATCTCCTTGGATTTAGGTCTTCCTCTTTTGGGCTTATAAATATCAGACAAAAGGTCACTAGAGACACACATACTGGAGGATAGTTTGTGAGTAGCAAAAGATTTATGAGATGGTTTTTCACTATCAGTTAAGAGAGCAAGAGATGGAGTTGTGGATTTGCTCAGCTTTGGCAATCGGCGTTTAAGGAAGTCATGATCTACAAATGAAGATGGTCCAATGTTTTTCATAAACTTGGCTGGCTCAGAATTACTATTTGACAGTGAGCtacatgaaacatttttaaaaagctctgatCTTTCTAATTCTAGCCCTTTTGGAGACCGGCATGCACTTCTTGCCACCACTTTAGTCCACCgaggttttcttcctttccttttttttaatggcttggACTGCAAACTAGTGCTTAGGCTTTCAGCAACTTGGCAGTGTTTGTCGGATGCAGTTACTGCACCAAGTTTTAGAAAGGGCTTATTACTAAATAAACTAGTGAAGTTAACAACTGAAGGGGTAATTGTATGAATACTGGATTCAGAACTCAAACTTGGCTTTTTTCCCAGAGAAGAGCTTATTCTTGGAATATCTATATGTGTAGTTTTTGAATCACTTAGCTCTTTATCAATCCCTTTACATTCAATATTCATGCTATGACCCACGGACCTATGACCAATGTTCAAGTGGGTACTTTCAGAAGAAAACTGGTTCTTTCCAAGAGATTCAGAAATTTCTTCCATCAGTTCTGTGGTAGGACTTAAAAGTAATGGATTAGGAGCCAACTGTGAAGAAGTTTCAGGGGAACTTCTGGTTAAAGGATTAACAGACACAGTAGGTGATGGGGAAGGGAGATTGCTTTCTCCTACTGCACTAAAAGGGGATTTAGCTGCAGATGCATCAGAAGCACCTCCCATTTGAAAGTCCGGAGAAGTGCAATATACGGGAGGTTGCTTTTCATGCTTTGAGGTTTCATAAGACCCCCTTTCACTGGACGAGAAACTGTCTTGCTGAATACAAGTtccttcattaaatatttctttctccaaATTAATGATTTCTTTTCGAACTGAGAACTTTTCCAATAGGCTTTCTTTACTCTGCCGTATGACATTCTTCTCAAAAGTTTTGCTGGTGGCATTGTCTTTCAGGGATTCAGACAGTTCCTGACTTTCAAGACTATTGATGTTTGTACTACAAGAAGCCTTAAGTGGTTCCTGAGTGGGGAGCAGTGCTTCGGCTTTAAGGTTTATGGCATCTTTACTGACCAGTCCTGCCATAGGACAACTCACTAGTTTCTTTCCAATGTCCTTATTAACTAATCCCATTGTTGAATTTGTTACAATCTTCTTTGCACAGTCCTTAGCCACTAGGCCAACAGTAGAACCCAGTTTCTTTCCCAAGTCTTTATTAACCAGTCCAACAACAGTGCCAAGTCCTAACTTCTTTCCAGATTCCTTATTCACTAAACCTGGAACAATACCAATTCCTAGCTTCTTTCCTGAATCCTTGCTCAGCAGTCCTACTGTAGTGATAGTCCCTGGCTTTTTGCCTAAGTCTTTATTAATGAATACTGCTGTAGTGCCAGTTCCTAGTTTTTTCACAGAGTCCTTACTGACCAATCCTACTGCTGCATTAAACACTGGCTTTTTCCCAGGATCTTTAGTTACCAATCCAACTGCTGTGCTGATAGCTGGTTTTTTAATTAAGTCCTTATGTATTATTCCAGCTACAGAGCCAACGCTTGCTTTCCTGATCAAATCTTTACTAACCAATCCCGCAGTAGTGCCAGTTCCTAACTTCTTCGGTTTTGTCTTGGAAGACTTGGAGGGAGGACAAGTTGCAATGAGCTGTGCCAACTTTTCTGTTACACTCGTTCCTCCATTAAGTAATGCTCTGTCCTTTAAATCAGGATCCCGGCTACCAACAAGAGTAGATGATGTTGCATTAAGGTAATCTGTCATTTCTGAGTGTACTGGAGAAAGCTTCTTAGACAAAGGATTGTTTTCTCCCTGTGAATGAAGATGGATGCTTTCTTCAGATTGGCATTCAATGGCTGCAACATCACCTGCTTTCTTGTACAACTTTGAAGGATCCTAAAATTTGAACAAGAAAAAGGTTTCAGAGAGAGTAAACCTTATACCACTTTAGTTTAGCATTACAATCGAACAAACTAATTGATCACATATCAGATATAAGCCAGGCAATAGTGCTTTTCTAAAAAAACCTAACTAATGTTACACTAATGTCACAGTATGTTAGCTCCTCTGCTGCTATATCAGAGACTATCACGATGTTATCTTTGTTGACTTTCAACCATAGAAACCTATATATTACTGggtatttaaaaatatccctATGGTATTTTTTGACATTGTTTTAAAGAGGCAAATTAATAGCCTACTTTCACCTTACTTTAGACCAActaaatacatattcatatacGAATATActgtttttgaaaagagaaatattgttAGGTACAATATCCCAtggtcttcttttaaaataatgcttcATTGCCTACCTCCTTCATTGATTTCAATGATTTCAAACCAATATAGGACAATCCCTGACCTACTTCCACTCCATTAACTTACTCTCTCTTGAGTGAGCAGTCAAGTTCTCTCTTAATGTGAGACGAatagaaaagacaataaaatacattcatagtttctttaaaatgtgtttttatataaaatcttAGAGTTGAAAGTAACTTTTAAGTCATTAATGTAAACTGCTATGTAATGCATGAATCCtcactaaatattttacaaatgaactCATTACTTCACACAAAAGTGTGTTTCAGATAACAAagtgcttttttctttgtttcaggatagatttttcttttcttttcttttcttttttttttatgattttattttcctttttctcccaaagcccccaggtacacagctgtatatttttagttgtgggtccttctagttgcggcatgggggacgctgcctcagcatggcttgatgagcggtgccatgtccgcacccaggattcgaaccggcaaaaccctgggccactgaggcagggcgcacgaacttaaccactcagccacgggggtGGCCCCTCAggatagattatttttatttaagtataaCTGACATAGAGTTCTTAActataaaatacaaatgaaacaCATGAATAAATGTAAAGATATACTATGTATGTGGATAGGAAGACATAAAGATAAGAATGTTCCCTAgcaaatttgtaaatttaatgcaatcccaataaaaataccACCAAGATCTCTTTCtggaataagaaaaatttaacattCATTGGAAAAAATAGACAAGCAAGAATAGCTAGCaaaatctaaaaagaagaaaagcaagggaATAATCTTTAATATcaaacattaaattattttttaaagcctctAATTATTAAAACAGATTGGAACTAACacatgaaaagacaaaagaaccaatggaacaggaaagaaaACCCTAAAACAAATTCAAGCATATATGGAAATGTACTGTATGTAAAATGACATAATCCCTACCGAAGGGAAATTGGTAATAACTAGAAAAATgccacatgaatttaaccacacCTTTTACCAAGGAATCCCAGTTTTAAGAGATCTATCCTGAGATACGCTGGCAAAAAAATAATGTCTGCAGAAAgctataaagaataaaaatgaaccaCTATTTTAATAGCAAACCCTAAAATAATCCAAATGATTATAGGGGACTGGCTAAATAAACCAAAGCATATCTGTACAATGGAGCACtatgaaactacaaaaaaaaaatcagtatcaaCGTATTGCTATGGAATGATCTTCAGGTTATactgttgaatgaaaaaagcaagaattAGAACAGTGGTTATAATACGCTACCTTTTGTATAAGAACATGGGGATGgaagaatatgaatatatatatctgattatattaaaaatggaaaaatggatgaaagattAATGAAAATAGTGacatacaatggaggaaacaGGTCTAGAAGTTAGATTTCTATGCATCTGCTTTATGGTTCTGACTTTGCAATtaagtgttttacatatttaagaaacaaaatatcacaaagaaatttctaaattatgaaaacaatggaaatacatcTATCAATTaattatataactatataaaaataatttttaattactttagtATTTAGACTGTATGttctaaagacaaaaagattGCCCATAAAGAAATCTTACATTGCATCCAGGAAGCATGATATTAGTGGTAATACCAGTATAGTTATTTTAAACCTAGATAGATGActgatagatatatagatcaagTAAGTTACTGTGTGAATGTCATTAGGAACcaaaattttggaagaaaaagatgcAATATAAAACCAAAGAAGTAAAAACTCCATAATTTTAAGTTGAAATTAGAAATATATGAAGTCTTTAACACACACATTCATATTTTTTCCTCCTACCTCTATCCAGTAAAACACCTCTAtcgaatgaaaaataaatgacaacCAAGTAGCAACGAACACCTCTAACACTCAAGACTGTGGTCGCTGAATACTTCTTCCCATTAAAATGAATCAGGGCTCCTTGTAGAATGGACTGTTTCCAAATGTTAAATAGGAAATGCACAAGATGATGGGTGTGTATCTCTAGTCTCTtcactttggacaagtcactctacttttttatttgaattttatcataataaaatgtttatttaaaaaaaataaattcttcctaAAAGTGAAGTAAAATCTGCCTTTCCATAATTTTCATTTACTGGTTTGAGTCTCACTTTCTTAATTCACACAGAGTAAGTCtaatgtctcttcttcccaacAGGTTTCCATACATTTGAACTTAGTCAATATATTCAACCTTTAGCCCCaagcagtttcacttcttcctggtCATTTCCTGACGGACATGTTTCAGCTTGTCAATATTCCTCTTTACATATGACAACTAAAGCAGAACACAATACAACCAAATACTTGATCAACTCAGAATTAAGAGAAGTATCTCTTCTTCTGGATTGGACTCTTACAATTTTGCCCAAGAGGAAACTGGCTTTCTGACAGTCTCACATACAACTGACCTACATTAAGTTTGTAATTAAAGAAATCCTTACATTTTCTTCCCGTCCTATTAAAGAAACAATACTCCCACTTTGTACTTTTACAGTTActttctaaaacttaaaaattaaaaggatttgTTAAAGTACATTTATatctgaaaattataaattccaattttaaaacttacctTTAAAACTCTGTCTAAACAAATTATGACTATGCACAATAACATGGATAAAGCCCACAAACAACATTGAGTAAAAGGAGCCAGAACCAAACTGTATACTATATAACTCCTTCATATTCAGTTTACAAACAGGCATAACTAATAATCATATTAAAAGTCAGGAAAATGGTC encodes the following:
- the ASH1L gene encoding histone-lysine N-methyltransferase ASH1L isoform X1 codes for the protein MDPRNTAMLGLGSDSEGFSRKSPSAISTGSLVSKREVELENNTKEEEDVRKWNRERNIETGKDDGLTDAQQQFSVKETNFSEGNLKLKIGLQAKRTKKPPKNLENYVCRPAIKTTIKHPRKALKSGKMTDEKNEHCPSKRDPSKLYKKAGDVAAIECQSEESIHLHSQGENNPLSKKLSPVHSEMTDYLNATSSTLVGSRDPDLKDRALLNGGTSVTEKLAQLIATCPPSKSSKTKPKKLGTGTTAGLVSKDLIRKASVGSVAGIIHKDLIKKPAISTAVGLVTKDPGKKPVFNAAVGLVSKDSVKKLGTGTTAVFINKDLGKKPGTITTVGLLSKDSGKKLGIGIVPGLVNKESGKKLGLGTVVGLVNKDLGKKLGSTVGLVAKDCAKKIVTNSTMGLVNKDIGKKLVSCPMAGLVSKDAINLKAEALLPTQEPLKASCSTNINSLESQELSESLKDNATSKTFEKNVIRQSKESLLEKFSVRKEIINLEKEIFNEGTCIQQDSFSSSERGSYETSKHEKQPPVYCTSPDFQMGGASDASAAKSPFSAVGESNLPSPSPTVSVNPLTRSSPETSSQLAPNPLLLSPTTELMEEISESLGKNQFSSESTHLNIGHRSVGHSMNIECKGIDKELSDSKTTHIDIPRISSSLGKKPSLSSESSIHTITPSVVNFTSLFSNKPFLKLGAVTASDKHCQVAESLSTSLQSKPLKKRKGRKPRWTKVVARSACRSPKGLELERSELFKNVSCSSLSNSNSEPAKFMKNIGPSSFVDHDFLKRRLPKLSKSTTPSLALLTDSEKPSHKSFATHKLSSSMCVSSDLLSDIYKPKRGRPKSKEMPQLEGPPKRTLKIPASKVFSLQSKEEQEPPILQPEIEIPSFKQSLSVSPFPKKRGRPKRQMRSPVKMKPPVLSVAPFVATESPSKLESESDHHRSSSDFFESEDQLQDPDDLDDSHRPTVCSMSDLEMEPDKKITKRNNGQLMKTIIRKINKMKTLKRKKLLNQILSSSVESSNKGKVQSKLHNTVSSLAATFGSKLGQQINVSKKGTIYIGKRRGRKPKTVLNGILSGSPTSLAVLEQTAQQAAGSALGQILPPLLPSSASSSEILPSPICSQSSGTSGGQSPVSSDAGFVEPSSVPYLHLHSRQGSMIQTLAMKKASKGRRRLSPPTLLPNSPSHLSELTSLKEATPSPISESHSDETIPSDSGIGTDNNSTSDRAEKFCGQKKRRHSFEHVSLIPPETSTVLSSLKEKHKHKCKRRNHDYLSYDKMKRQKRKRKKKYPQLRNRQDPDFIADLEELISRLSEIRITHRSHHFIPRDLLPTIFRINFNSFYTHPSFPLDPLHYIRKPDLKKKRGRPPKMREAMAEMPFMHSLSFPLSSTGFYPSYGMPYSPSPLTAAPIGLGYYGRYPPTLYPPPPSPSFTTPLPPPSYMHAGHLLLNPTKYHKKKHKLLRQEAFLTTSRTPLLSMSTYPSVPPEMAYGWMVEHKHRHRHKHREHRSSEQPQVSMDAGSSRSVLESLKRYRFGKDTVGERYKHKEKHRCHMSCPHLSPSKNLINREEQWVHREPSESSPLALGLQTPLQIDCSESSPSLSLGGFTPNSDPASSDEHTNLFTSAIGSCRVSNPNSSGRKKLTDSPGLFSAQDTSLNRPHRKETLPSSERAVQTLTGSQPTSEKSSQRPSESTNSSPTRKRSLSESTSSTVNGVPSRSPRLVASGDDTVDSLLQRIVQHEDQEPLEKNIDAVIASASVPPSSSPGHGHSKERILGKPDSLLVPAVPSDSCSNSMSLLSEKLPSNCSPHHIKRSVVEAMQRQARKMCNYDKILATKKNLDHVNKILKAKKLQRQARTGNNFVKRRPGRPRKCPLQAVVSMQAFQAAQFVSPELNEGEEAAALHFGPDTVTDVIEAVVQSVNLNPELKKGLKRKSWLLEEQNKKKQKPFPEEEQENTESFTEAAVEIPSPPETPAKPPEPESTLQPVLSLIPREKKAPRPPKKKFQKAGLYSDVYKTTDPKSRLIQLKKEKLEYTPGEHEYGLFPAPIHVGKYLRQKRIDFQLPYDILWQWKHNQLYKKPDVPLYKKIRSNVYVDVKPLSGYEATTCNCKKPDDDTRKGCVDDCLNRMIFAECSPNTCPCGEQCCNQRIQRHEWVQCLERFRAEEKGWGIRTKEPLKAGQFIIEYLGEVVSEQEFRNRMIEQYHNHSDHYCLNLDSGMVIDSYRMGNEARFINHSCDPNCEMQKWSVNGVYRIGLYALKDMPAGTELTYDYNFHSFNVEKQQLCKCGFEKCRGIIGGKSQRMNGLTSSKSSQPVATHKKSGRSKEKRKSKHKLKKRRGHLSEEPSENINTPTRLTPQLQMKPMSNRERNFVLKHHVFLVRNWEKIRQKQEEVKHTSDNIHSASLYTRWNGICRDDGNIKSDVFMTQFSALQTARSVRTRRLAAAEENIEVARAARLAQIFKEICDGIISYKDSSQQALAAPLLNLPPKKKNADYYEKISDPLDLVTIEKQILIGYYKTVEAFDADMLKVFRNAEKYYGRKSPIGRDVCRLRKAYYNARHEASAQIDEIVGETASEADSSETSVSEKENGHEKDDDVIRCICGLYKDEGLMIQCDKCMVWQHCDCMGVNSDVEHYLCEQCDPRPVDREVPMIPRPHYAQPGCVYFICLLRDDLLLRQGDCVYLMRDSRRTPDGHPVRQSYRLLSHINRDKLDIFRIEKLWKNEKEERFAFGHHYFRPHETHHSPSRRFYHNELFRVPLYEIIPLEAVVGTCCVLDLYTYCKGRPKGVKEQDVYICDYRLDKSAHLFYKIHRNRYPVCTKPYAFDHFPKKLTPKRDFSPHYVPDNYKRNGGRSSWKSERSKPPLKDLGQEDDALPLIEEVLASQEQAANEMPNLEEPEQERATAEVSEGEKKTEESSQDPQPACTPEERRHNQRERLNQILLNLLEKIPGKNAIDVTYLLEEGSGRKLRRRTLFIPENSFRK
- the ASH1L gene encoding histone-lysine N-methyltransferase ASH1L isoform X2, producing MDPRNTAMLGLGSDSEGFSRKSPSAISTGSLVSKREVELENNTKEEEDVRKWNRERNIETGKDDGLTDAQQQFSVKETNFSEGNLKLKIGLQAKRTKKPPKNLENYVCRPAIKTTIKHPRKALKSGKMTDEKNEHCPSKRDPSKLYKKAGDVAAIECQSEESIHLHSQGENNPLSKKLSPVHSEMTDYLNATSSTLVGSRDPDLKDRALLNGGTSVTEKLAQLIATCPPSKSSKTKPKKLGTGTTAGLVSKDLIRKASVGSVAGIIHKDLIKKPAISTAVGLVTKDPGKKPVFNAAVGLVSKDSVKKLGTGTTAVFINKDLGKKPGTITTVGLLSKDSGKKLGIGIVPGLVNKESGKKLGLGTVVGLVNKDLGKKLGSTVGLVAKDCAKKIVTNSTMGLVNKDIGKKLVSCPMAGLVSKDAINLKAEALLPTQEPLKASCSTNINSLESQELSESLKDNATSKTFEKNVIRQSKESLLEKFSVRKEIINLEKEIFNEGTCIQQDSFSSSERGSYETSKHEKQPPVYCTSPDFQMGGASDASAAKSPFSAVGESNLPSPSPTVSVNPLTRSSPETSSQLAPNPLLLSPTTELMEEISESLGKNQFSSESTHLNIGHRSVGHSMNIECKGIDKELSDSKTTHIDIPRISSSLGKKPSLSSESSIHTITPSVVNFTSLFSNKPFLKLGAVTASDKHCQVAESLSTSLQSKPLKKRKGRKPRWTKVVARSACRSPKGLELERSELFKNVSCSSLSNSNSEPAKFMKNIGPSSFVDHDFLKRRLPKLSKSTTPSLALLTDSEKPSHKSFATHKLSSSMCVSSDLLSDIYKPKRGRPKSKEMPQLEGPPKRTLKIPASKVFSLQSKEEQEPPILQPEIEIPSFKQSLSVSPFPKKRGRPKRQMRSPVKMKPPVLSVAPFVATESPSKLESESDHHRSSSDFFESEDQLQDPDDLDDSHRPTVCSMSDLEMEPDKKITKRNNGQLMKTIIRKINKMKTLKRKKLLNQILSSSVESSNKGKVQSKLHNTVSSLAATFGSKLGQQINVSKKGTIYIGKRRGRKPKTVLNGILSGSPTSLAVLEQTAQQAAGSALGQILPPLLPSSASSSEILPSPICSQSSGTSGGQSPVSSDAGFVEPSSVPYLHLHSRQGSMIQTLAMKKASKGRRRLSPPTLLPNSPSHLSELTSLKEATPSPISESHSDETIPSDSGIGTDNNSTSDRAEKFCGQKKRRHSFEHVSLIPPETSTVLSSLKEKHKHKCKRRNHDYLSYDKMKRQKRKRKKKYPQLRNRQDPDFIADLEELISRLSEIRITHRSHHFIPRDLLPTIFRINFNSFYTHPSFPLDPLHYIRKPDLKKKRGRPPKMREAMAEMPFMHSLSFPLSSTGFYPSYGMPYSPSPLTAAPIGLGYYGRYPPTLYPPPPSPSFTTPLPPPSYMHAGHLLLNPTKYHKKKHKLLRQEAFLTTSRTPLLSMSTYPSVPPEMAYGWMVEHKHRHRHKHREHRSSEQPQVSMDAGSSRSVLESLKRYRFGKDTVGERYKHKEKHRCHMSCPHLSPSKNLINREEQWVHREPSESSPLALGLQTPLQIDCSESSPSLSLGGFTPNSDPASSDEHTNLFTSAIGSCRVSNPNSSGRKKLTDSPGLFSAQDTSLNRPHRKETLPSSERAVQTLTGSQPTSEKSSQRPSESTNSSPTRKRSLSESTSSTVNGVPSRSPRLVASGDDTVDSLLQRIVQHEDQEPLEKNIDAVIASASVPPSSSPGHGHSKERILGKPDSLLVPAVPSDSCSNSMSLLSEKLPSNCSPHHIKRSVVEAMQRQARKMCNYDKILATKKNLDHVNKILKAKKLQRQARTGNNFVKRRPGRPRKCPLQAVVSMQAFQAAQFVSPELNEGEEAAALHFGPDTVTDVIEAVVQSVNLNPELKKGLKRKSWLLEEQNKKKQKPFPEEEQENTESFTEAAVEIPSPPETPAKPPEPESTLQPVLSLIPREKKAPRPPKKKFQKAGLYSDVYKTTDPKSRLIQLKKEKLEYTPGEHEYGLFPAPIHVGKYLRQKRIDFQLPYDILWQWKHNQLYKKPDVPLYKKIRSNVYVDVKPLSGYEATTCNCKKPDDDTRKGCVDDCLNRMIFAECSPNTCPCGEQCCNQRIQRHEWVQCLERFRAEEKGWGIRTKEPLKAGQFIIEYLGEVVSEQEFRNRMIEQYHNHSDHYCLNLDSGMVIDSYRMGNEARFINHSCDPNCEMQKWSVNGVYRIGLYALKDMPAGTELTYDYNFHSFNVEKQQLCKCGFEKCRGIIGGKSQRMNGLTSSKSSQPVATHKKSGRSKEKRKSKHKLKKRRGHLSEEPSENINTPTRLTPQLQMKPMSNRERNFVLKHHVFLVRNWEKIRQKQEEVKHTSDNIHSASLYTRWNGICRDDGNIKSDVFMTQFSALQTARSVRTRRLAAAEENIEVARAARLAQIFKEICDGIISYKDSSQQALAAPLLNLPPKKKNADYYEKISDPLDLVTIEKQILIGYYKTVEAFDADMLKVFRNAEKYYGRKSPIGRDVCRLRKAYYNARHEASAQIDEIVGETASEADSSETSVSEKENGHEKDDDVIRCICGLYKDEGLMIQCDKCMVWQHCDCMGVNSDVEHYLCEQCDPRPVDREVPMIPRPHYAQPGCVYFICLLRDDLLLRQGDCVYLMRDSRRTPDGHPVRQSYRLLSHINRDKLDIFRIEKLWKNEKEERFAFGHHYFRPHETHHSPSRRFYHNELFRVPLYEIIPLEAVVGTCCVLDLYTYCKGKPKGVKEQDVYICDYRLDKSAHLFYKIHRNRYPVCTKPYAFDHFPKKLTPKRDFSPHYVPDNYKRNGGRSSWKSERSKPPLKDLGQEDDALPLIEEVLASQEQAANEMPNLEEPEQERATAEVSEGEKKTEESSQDPQPACTPEERRHNQRERLNQILLNLLEKIPGKNAIDVTYLLEEGSGRKLRRRTLFIPENSFRK